A genomic region of Dreissena polymorpha isolate Duluth1 chromosome 4, UMN_Dpol_1.0, whole genome shotgun sequence contains the following coding sequences:
- the LOC127879447 gene encoding AN1-type zinc finger protein 2A-like isoform X1, protein MEFPQLGKHCNQHDCKRLDFLPMKCDACSRIFCNDHIQYETHSCKESYKKDKQVPVCPLCNKPIPLKKGQVADEEVGRHIDSDCQSDPAKERRKVYTNKCSMKGCKVKELIPVKCDKCHHNYCLRHRFETDHACKGFQDTGRSITDSGAAAIFRFQSSNGTSKSSTKPTTSKLANAVPQQRTGHSLSQGLGRELNMQRASRQQTTTENDLRAAQAGLSEEEILARAIQESLSQTTQPPTQNTGLSQEEEDRLLAEAIAASEAEARRQQQRTTTQESQNKKSCQVS, encoded by the exons ATGGAGTTTCCACAATTGGGAAAACACTGTAATCAACATGACTGTAAACGTTTag ATTTCCTGCCAATGAAGTGTGATGCTTGCTCAAGGATTTTCTG CAATGACCACATTCAGTATGAGACCCATTCCTGTAAAGAGTCATACAAAAAG GACAAGCAGGTACCAGTATGCCCGCTGTGTAACAAGCCCATCCCGCTTAAGAAAGGTCAGGTAGCAGATGAGGAGGTGGGACGGCACATTGACAGCGACTGCCAGTCCGACCCGGCCAAAGAACGAAGAAAG GTGTACACCAACAAGTGTTCTATGAAGGGCTGCAAAGTGAAGGAGCTGATACCAGTCAAGTGTGACAAGTGTCACCACAACTACTGCCTGCGACATCGCTTTGAGACAGACCACGCCTGCAAGGGGTTCCAAGATACGGGTCGCAGCATCACAGACTCAGG GGCAGCTGCAATATTccgtttccagtcgtcaaacGGCACTTCAAAGTCCTCTACCAAACCCACCACTTCAAAGCTTGCCAACGCGGTGCCTCAACAGCGCACTGGTCACAGCCTGTCACAGGGGCTGGGCCGTGAACTTAACAT GCAGAGGGCGTCTCGTCAGCAGACAACCACAGAAAATGACCTGAGAGcagcgcaggctggtctg TCTGAAGAGGAGATCTTGGCTCGTGCGATTCAGGAGTCGTTATCACAGACTACACAACCTCCAACACAGAACACAGG ACTAAGCCAGGAAGAGGAGGACAGACTGTTGGCAGAGGCAATAGCAGCCAGTGAGGCAGAGGCACGCAGGCAACAGCAG AGGACCACAACCCAAGAGTCTCAAAACAAGAAAAGCTGTCAAGTTTCCTAG
- the LOC127879447 gene encoding AN1-type zinc finger protein 2A-like isoform X3, translating into MEFPQLGKHCNQHDCKRLDFLPMKCDACSRIFCNDHIQYETHSCKESYKKDKQVPVCPLCNKPIPLKKGQVADEEVGRHIDSDCQSDPAKERRKVYTNKCSMKGCKVKELIPVKCDKCHHNYCLRHRFETDHACKGFQDTGRSITDSGAAAIFRFQSSNGTSKSSTKPTTSKLANAVPQQRTGHSLSQGLGRELNMQRASRQQTTTENDLRAAQAGLSEEEILARAIQESLSQTTQPPTQNTGLSQEEEDRLLAEAIAASEAEARRQQQVIVN; encoded by the exons ATGGAGTTTCCACAATTGGGAAAACACTGTAATCAACATGACTGTAAACGTTTag ATTTCCTGCCAATGAAGTGTGATGCTTGCTCAAGGATTTTCTG CAATGACCACATTCAGTATGAGACCCATTCCTGTAAAGAGTCATACAAAAAG GACAAGCAGGTACCAGTATGCCCGCTGTGTAACAAGCCCATCCCGCTTAAGAAAGGTCAGGTAGCAGATGAGGAGGTGGGACGGCACATTGACAGCGACTGCCAGTCCGACCCGGCCAAAGAACGAAGAAAG GTGTACACCAACAAGTGTTCTATGAAGGGCTGCAAAGTGAAGGAGCTGATACCAGTCAAGTGTGACAAGTGTCACCACAACTACTGCCTGCGACATCGCTTTGAGACAGACCACGCCTGCAAGGGGTTCCAAGATACGGGTCGCAGCATCACAGACTCAGG GGCAGCTGCAATATTccgtttccagtcgtcaaacGGCACTTCAAAGTCCTCTACCAAACCCACCACTTCAAAGCTTGCCAACGCGGTGCCTCAACAGCGCACTGGTCACAGCCTGTCACAGGGGCTGGGCCGTGAACTTAACAT GCAGAGGGCGTCTCGTCAGCAGACAACCACAGAAAATGACCTGAGAGcagcgcaggctggtctg TCTGAAGAGGAGATCTTGGCTCGTGCGATTCAGGAGTCGTTATCACAGACTACACAACCTCCAACACAGAACACAGG ACTAAGCCAGGAAGAGGAGGACAGACTGTTGGCAGAGGCAATAGCAGCCAGTGAGGCAGAGGCACGCAGGCAACAGCAG GTGATTGTTAATTAA
- the LOC127879447 gene encoding AN1-type zinc finger protein 2B-like isoform X2 has translation MLAQGFSGMSSSCHLRHQDPYFTLINDHIQYETHSCKESYKKDKQVPVCPLCNKPIPLKKGQVADEEVGRHIDSDCQSDPAKERRKVYTNKCSMKGCKVKELIPVKCDKCHHNYCLRHRFETDHACKGFQDTGRSITDSGAAAIFRFQSSNGTSKSSTKPTTSKLANAVPQQRTGHSLSQGLGRELNMQRASRQQTTTENDLRAAQAGLSEEEILARAIQESLSQTTQPPTQNTGLSQEEEDRLLAEAIAASEAEARRQQQRTTTQESQNKKSCQVS, from the exons ATGCTTGCTCAAGGATTTTCTGGTATGTCCAGCAGTTGTCATCTACGTCATCAGGATCCTTATTTTACATTGAt CAATGACCACATTCAGTATGAGACCCATTCCTGTAAAGAGTCATACAAAAAG GACAAGCAGGTACCAGTATGCCCGCTGTGTAACAAGCCCATCCCGCTTAAGAAAGGTCAGGTAGCAGATGAGGAGGTGGGACGGCACATTGACAGCGACTGCCAGTCCGACCCGGCCAAAGAACGAAGAAAG GTGTACACCAACAAGTGTTCTATGAAGGGCTGCAAAGTGAAGGAGCTGATACCAGTCAAGTGTGACAAGTGTCACCACAACTACTGCCTGCGACATCGCTTTGAGACAGACCACGCCTGCAAGGGGTTCCAAGATACGGGTCGCAGCATCACAGACTCAGG GGCAGCTGCAATATTccgtttccagtcgtcaaacGGCACTTCAAAGTCCTCTACCAAACCCACCACTTCAAAGCTTGCCAACGCGGTGCCTCAACAGCGCACTGGTCACAGCCTGTCACAGGGGCTGGGCCGTGAACTTAACAT GCAGAGGGCGTCTCGTCAGCAGACAACCACAGAAAATGACCTGAGAGcagcgcaggctggtctg TCTGAAGAGGAGATCTTGGCTCGTGCGATTCAGGAGTCGTTATCACAGACTACACAACCTCCAACACAGAACACAGG ACTAAGCCAGGAAGAGGAGGACAGACTGTTGGCAGAGGCAATAGCAGCCAGTGAGGCAGAGGCACGCAGGCAACAGCAG AGGACCACAACCCAAGAGTCTCAAAACAAGAAAAGCTGTCAAGTTTCCTAG